In Candidatus Defluviilinea proxima, a single genomic region encodes these proteins:
- a CDS encoding peptidoglycan bridge formation glycyltransferase FemA/FemB family protein, translating into MTVSNWNSLISNLPNPHFLQTYEWGQVKAKYGWEPLYAVWTEDKFSVTDDCSLLTDNYLAAILILKRQILRNGFAARLSVLYSPKGPLLDWTNESVRTRVLDDLQSFAKKQGAIFLKVDPDVVLGTGVPASEEDAPENNGQAVMSELKRRGWEYSSDQIQFRNTVLIDLNPTEEEMLARMKQKTRYNIRLAEKKSVALRVGTLVDLPMLYKMYAETSVRDGFVIRDEGYYKTVWELFMTGGQSSIVNRQSSIPLAEPLIAEVDGEPVAAIFVFYFARRAYYVYGMSRNVHREKMPTYLLQWEAMKRAKAKGCTAYDLWGAPEVFDESDSMWGVYRFKEGLGGKVVRTLGAYDFAPSPLWYKMYSEVIPRVLDVMRSHGKAKTKQNLGA; encoded by the coding sequence ATGACTGTTTCAAATTGGAATTCTCTAATCTCCAATCTACCCAATCCACACTTTCTCCAAACCTACGAATGGGGGCAGGTGAAGGCGAAGTATGGGTGGGAGCCGCTTTATGCGGTGTGGACGGAAGATAAGTTTTCAGTAACTGATGACTGTTCACTGCTTACTGATAACTACCTCGCCGCCATACTCATCCTCAAACGCCAAATCCTCCGCAACGGATTCGCCGCACGTCTCTCGGTTCTATATTCTCCTAAAGGGCCTCTCCTCGATTGGACGAATGAATCCGTGCGGACTCGTGTGCTCGATGACCTGCAGTCCTTTGCGAAGAAACAGGGAGCGATCTTTCTGAAAGTGGACCCCGATGTTGTGCTGGGAACGGGAGTCCCTGCCAGCGAGGAAGATGCTCCAGAAAACAATGGGCAGGCTGTGATGTCCGAGTTGAAGCGGAGAGGGTGGGAATATTCATCGGATCAGATCCAGTTCAGGAATACAGTCCTCATTGACTTGAATCCAACTGAAGAAGAAATGCTTGCGCGGATGAAGCAGAAGACTCGTTACAACATCCGTCTCGCTGAAAAGAAAAGTGTTGCTTTGCGCGTAGGCACGCTGGTAGATTTGCCCATGCTTTACAAGATGTATGCGGAGACATCTGTGCGCGATGGCTTTGTGATCCGTGATGAGGGGTACTACAAAACCGTGTGGGAACTATTCATGACGGGCGGTCAATCGTCAATCGTCAATCGTCAATCGTCAATACCGTTGGCCGAACCATTGATCGCCGAAGTGGACGGTGAACCTGTCGCGGCGATCTTCGTCTTTTACTTTGCTAGGCGTGCGTATTATGTGTACGGCATGTCGCGCAATGTGCACCGTGAGAAGATGCCAACCTACCTTTTACAATGGGAAGCGATGAAGCGTGCGAAGGCAAAGGGATGCACTGCTTATGATCTGTGGGGTGCGCCTGAAGTGTTCGATGAAAGTGACTCGATGTGGGGAGTCTATCGCTTCAAAGAGGGACTTGGTGGAAAGGTCGTTCGTACACTCGGCGCGTATGATTTTGCACCCAGCCCGCTTTGGTATAAGATGTATTCGGAAGTCATTCCACGTGTGTTGGATGTAATGCGTTCGCATGGAAAAGCGAAGACAAAACAGAATTTAGGGGCGTAG
- a CDS encoding SDR family NAD(P)-dependent oxidoreductase, giving the protein MMKYLVTGGAGFIGSHIVSALLEQGTSVRILDNFSTGKRENIEALTQQFGRDQLEIQEGDVRNASDVKAAVSGVDILFHEAAFVSVAQSMEEPQECFDVNITGTSLLFNAARKAGVRRAVVASSAAVYGDSDALPSIEDAELQQKSPYAVSKRVNEMYADLFTKEFDFEVVALRYFNVYGPRQRPDSMYAAAVPIFARRLLDGKPITIYGDGGQTRDLINVRDVVRANLFASEHPDAAGKVFNVCTGIETRLLDLLDVLYTMFPNAPKHEFAPPRAGDLYRSIGSPQKAKVVMGFEAQVSLADGLREVVEWMRNN; this is encoded by the coding sequence ATGATGAAATATCTTGTTACTGGTGGTGCGGGCTTTATTGGGTCGCATATTGTCAGCGCCTTGCTTGAGCAGGGCACATCTGTTCGTATATTGGATAACTTCAGCACCGGCAAACGCGAAAATATCGAAGCGTTGACCCAGCAATTCGGACGGGATCAACTCGAAATTCAAGAAGGAGACGTGCGGAACGCTTCAGACGTGAAAGCGGCTGTTTCGGGCGTCGACATCTTGTTCCATGAAGCGGCTTTTGTCTCTGTCGCGCAATCCATGGAAGAACCGCAGGAATGTTTTGATGTGAATATCACGGGCACGTCATTGTTGTTCAATGCGGCTCGTAAAGCAGGTGTCAGGCGTGCAGTAGTTGCGTCTAGTGCAGCAGTCTATGGAGATTCAGACGCACTCCCCTCAATTGAAGATGCAGAACTTCAGCAAAAATCCCCTTATGCTGTATCGAAGCGGGTCAATGAAATGTATGCTGACTTGTTCACGAAAGAGTTTGACTTCGAAGTGGTCGCATTGCGATACTTCAACGTATATGGTCCACGCCAGCGACCTGACTCAATGTACGCCGCCGCTGTGCCGATATTTGCACGCCGATTACTGGACGGCAAACCGATCACGATCTATGGCGATGGCGGACAAACCCGTGACCTCATCAATGTGCGTGACGTGGTGCGTGCCAACTTGTTTGCTTCTGAACATCCTGATGCAGCGGGAAAAGTTTTCAACGTTTGCACGGGCATTGAAACCCGCCTGCTTGACCTGCTCGATGTTTTGTATACCATGTTCCCAAATGCGCCGAAACATGAATTTGCTCCGCCTCGTGCAGGAGACCTTTATCGTTCTATCGGAAGCCCGCAAAAAGCAAAAGTTGTGATGGGCTTTGAAGCGCAGGTTTCATTGGCCGACGGTTTAAGAGAAGTCGTTGAATGGATGCGTAATAACTAA
- a CDS encoding peptidoglycan bridge formation glycyltransferase FemA/FemB family protein, with protein MPIISLTDWNHFISQHPNAHLLQTGEWGELKSAFGWKPVRVATSNFGVQILFRKLPLGFTVGYIPKANFDQSLLPEIDQVCKQNRAIFLKLEPDFWTGEKPETWNLKLATSPHNIQPPRTIIIDIRGNEDEILAKMKQKTRYNIRLAEKKEVIVRASNDIESFHKMMTVTGGRDGFGIHSLEYYKRAYELLQPKGLGEILVAEYEGKPLAALFVARNGRRAYYLYGASTDEERNRMPTYLLQWEAMKWAKAHGCEEYDLWGVPDEDEATLEANFESCHDGLWGVYRFKRGFGGELKRAAQAMDRVYNPLLYWAYLKFMGNRE; from the coding sequence ATGCCTATCATCTCCCTCACCGACTGGAACCACTTCATCTCTCAACACCCCAACGCCCACCTCCTCCAAACAGGGGAGTGGGGCGAGTTGAAGTCTGCGTTTGGGTGGAAACCAGTTCGGGTTGCAACTAGCAACTTTGGCGTACAAATTCTCTTTCGCAAATTACCTTTGGGGTTTACTGTGGGCTATATCCCTAAAGCAAACTTTGACCAATCTCTTTTGCCTGAAATTGACCAAGTCTGCAAACAAAACCGCGCTATCTTTCTCAAACTCGAACCCGATTTTTGGACAGGCGAAAAACCTGAAACTTGGAACTTGAAACTTGCAACTTCGCCTCATAATATTCAACCGCCTCGCACCATCATCATAGATATTCGAGGAAATGAAGATGAGATACTGGCGAAAATGAAACAAAAGACTCGCTACAACATCCGCCTCGCCGAGAAAAAAGAAGTGATTGTCCGCGCCTCGAACGACATCGAGTCCTTTCACAAGATGATGACAGTCACAGGCGGGCGTGACGGGTTTGGAATCCATTCGCTGGAATATTACAAGCGAGCGTATGAACTTCTCCAACCCAAAGGTTTGGGCGAAATCCTGGTGGCTGAATACGAAGGCAAGCCACTCGCCGCCTTATTTGTCGCTCGCAATGGACGTCGCGCCTACTACCTCTACGGCGCATCCACAGACGAAGAACGCAACCGCATGCCGACTTACCTCTTGCAATGGGAAGCGATGAAATGGGCAAAGGCTCATGGTTGTGAAGAGTATGATCTCTGGGGCGTCCCTGATGAAGACGAAGCTACACTCGAAGCCAACTTCGAGTCCTGCCACGATGGCTTATGGGGTGTCTATCGTTTCAAACGTGGATTTGGCGGTGAACTCAAACGTGCCGCGCAAGCCATGGACCGAGTCTATAATCCGTTATTGTATTGGGCGTATTTGAAGTTTATGGGAAACCGTGAATGA
- the eno gene encoding phosphopyruvate hydratase has protein sequence MDTIIESISALEVLDSRGNPTVEVEVALADGSWGRAAVPSGASTGIHEALELRDGDKKRYLGKGVSQAVANVNGVISDELFGWDATDQKGLDAALLELDGTPNKSKLGANAILGVSLAVAKAAANSLGLPLYRYLGGVYAHVLPVPMMNILNGGAHTAWQSTDMQEFMVMPFGAPSFSEGLRWGAEIYHALKSVLKEKGYATLVGDEGGYAPALKANEEALEVILSAISKVGFKAGRGLDVAIALDPAASELYEEDSKMYNLRKEGKKLTGEQMVEFWAKWVKDYPIVSIEDGLAQDDWESWKLAVKTYGDKCQIVGDDLLVTNPERVRKAIKENAANALLVKVNQIGSLTETIEAVDECQRAGWRAVTSHRSGETEDATIADIAVALNTGQIKTGAPARSDRVAKYNQLLRIEAELGDTAKYAGWAALK, from the coding sequence ATGGACACTATTATCGAAAGTATTTCAGCATTGGAAGTTCTTGACTCGCGCGGCAACCCGACCGTTGAGGTTGAAGTTGCGCTTGCGGACGGTTCATGGGGACGCGCGGCTGTGCCGTCAGGCGCATCCACCGGCATACATGAAGCGCTTGAATTGCGCGACGGCGACAAGAAACGCTATCTTGGCAAGGGCGTTTCGCAGGCTGTGGCGAACGTCAACGGCGTGATCTCAGACGAACTCTTCGGCTGGGATGCAACCGACCAGAAAGGTCTTGATGCCGCATTGCTCGAACTGGATGGCACACCCAACAAATCAAAGCTCGGCGCGAATGCAATTTTGGGTGTGAGCCTTGCCGTTGCTAAAGCTGCGGCCAACTCTTTGGGTCTGCCGCTCTATCGCTACCTCGGTGGCGTGTATGCGCACGTGTTGCCTGTGCCGATGATGAACATCTTGAACGGTGGCGCACACACTGCCTGGCAATCGACTGACATGCAGGAATTCATGGTCATGCCGTTCGGTGCTCCTTCTTTCTCTGAAGGCTTGCGCTGGGGCGCGGAGATCTACCACGCGTTGAAATCCGTGTTGAAGGAAAAGGGCTATGCCACACTCGTCGGTGATGAAGGCGGTTACGCTCCTGCTTTGAAGGCCAACGAGGAAGCTCTCGAAGTCATTCTTTCTGCCATTTCAAAGGTAGGTTTCAAAGCCGGTCGCGGACTCGATGTCGCCATCGCGCTTGATCCTGCCGCTTCTGAACTCTATGAAGAAGACAGCAAGATGTACAACCTCCGCAAGGAAGGCAAGAAGTTGACCGGTGAACAGATGGTTGAATTCTGGGCCAAGTGGGTCAAGGATTATCCCATCGTCTCCATCGAAGATGGTCTTGCACAAGACGACTGGGAAAGCTGGAAGTTGGCTGTCAAAACCTACGGTGACAAATGCCAGATCGTCGGTGACGATTTGCTCGTGACCAACCCCGAACGCGTCCGCAAGGCGATCAAAGAGAACGCCGCAAACGCTTTGCTCGTGAAGGTGAACCAGATCGGTTCCTTGACCGAGACCATCGAAGCCGTGGACGAATGTCAGCGTGCTGGATGGCGTGCGGTCACCAGTCACCGCTCTGGCGAAACCGAAGATGCGACCATCGCAGACATCGCTGTGGCGCTCAACACAGGTCAGATCAAGACCGGTGCTCCCGCCCGCTCTGACCGTGTGGCGAAATACAATCAACTGCTCCGCATCGAAGCAGAACTCGGCGATACCGCCAAATACGCTGGCTGGGCTGCGCTGAAGTAA
- a CDS encoding NUDIX hydrolase — MTTHYCYQCGSELELRHVDHREREVCPKCGWVHYLQLKVGAAVIIEQDNKLLLLQRAHEPWLGSWMIPAGYVEADEDPRDAAKREVLEETGLDVELGDLVKTYYFDDDPRGNGVAFVYKATKISGIMNINNEATSAGYFAPDEIPAYLTKGGHDKIIAEWKLGMHGTSHGPSL; from the coding sequence ATGACAACTCATTACTGTTATCAATGTGGAAGTGAACTTGAACTGCGCCATGTTGACCATCGTGAGCGCGAAGTTTGTCCCAAATGTGGATGGGTGCATTACCTTCAACTAAAAGTGGGCGCGGCTGTCATTATCGAACAAGATAACAAATTGTTGTTATTGCAGCGTGCTCATGAACCCTGGCTTGGTAGTTGGATGATCCCTGCTGGTTATGTCGAAGCAGATGAAGACCCGAGAGATGCGGCAAAGCGGGAAGTTCTTGAAGAAACAGGGTTGGATGTGGAACTTGGCGATCTGGTTAAAACCTACTACTTTGACGATGACCCTCGTGGTAACGGTGTTGCCTTTGTTTATAAGGCAACCAAAATTTCAGGGATAATGAATATAAACAACGAAGCAACTTCTGCTGGATATTTTGCCCCTGATGAAATCCCTGCATACCTGACAAAGGGTGGGCACGATAAAATTATTGCTGAGTGGAAATTAGGAATGCATGGCACAAGCCATGGACCGAGTCTATAA
- a CDS encoding polysaccharide biosynthesis protein: MSRPRSHVRNRFVLFGDIALIIISVLGSFALRLDVGELPFYFPAAMLMCVVALAIKIPTYFSFGLYRRLWIYASTGELRLITVAVTTASVLTSGVMAVLYVTGNVYPGMPRSALGIDWLLSLVLIGGSRFALRILAEQSTTSRTNGKTKRAIIIGAGDAGALVVRELQKSSQLNLIPVGFLDDDSAKQKHSIHGVTVIGRVKDLANAIDQHNIEEVIIAIPSAPGQLVRMVNDVCRLKGIPSRTMPGIYELIGGRVNVSRLREVDITDLLRREPIRVNDDAVGAALEGKRVLVTGAGGSIGSELCRQIVRRNPAELVLLGHGENSIFEILLELQNDYPDLAIYPVIADIRNQERLVPIFAQYQPQIVFHTAAHKHVPLMEANIVEAVTNNILGTHNLTQVSITHNVERFVLISTDKAVRPSSIYGATKRLAEMIVIHTASVTQHAFTVVRFGNVLGSRGSIIPKFKNQIANGGPVTITHPDMYRFFMTIPEAVYLVLQAASMEQGGETFVLNMGEPVRILDLAEDLIRLSGLEPHRDIAIAYTGIRPGEKLTEELWDEDTPLKPTLHPDISRLDNDASSLSPNLIQTIEHFSRLSHSNDTEAIIKLLDELVPGSSIRETPQPDITSMI; this comes from the coding sequence ATGTCCCGTCCTCGCTCCCATGTTCGTAATCGCTTTGTCCTCTTCGGAGATATAGCTCTCATCATCATTTCGGTGTTGGGAAGTTTTGCGTTGCGGCTCGACGTGGGCGAGTTACCATTTTATTTCCCCGCCGCCATGTTGATGTGCGTAGTGGCGCTCGCGATCAAAATCCCCACGTATTTTTCATTTGGTTTATATCGCCGCTTATGGATCTATGCCAGCACGGGTGAACTACGTTTGATTACTGTTGCGGTAACGACTGCGTCTGTATTGACTTCAGGCGTCATGGCAGTTTTGTATGTAACAGGTAATGTGTACCCTGGTATGCCTCGCTCTGCTCTAGGCATCGACTGGCTCCTCTCGCTTGTTCTCATTGGCGGTTCTCGTTTTGCGCTTCGTATTCTTGCTGAACAATCCACGACCTCACGCACAAACGGAAAGACCAAGCGCGCCATCATCATTGGTGCAGGGGACGCGGGTGCGTTGGTTGTACGTGAACTGCAAAAATCATCTCAACTGAATCTGATCCCTGTTGGCTTCCTCGATGATGACTCCGCTAAGCAAAAACATTCGATCCATGGTGTGACCGTAATTGGCAGGGTGAAAGACCTTGCCAATGCCATCGACCAACATAACATCGAAGAAGTGATCATCGCCATTCCCTCCGCTCCAGGACAACTTGTCCGCATGGTCAATGACGTTTGCCGCCTCAAGGGAATTCCCTCTCGCACGATGCCTGGCATCTACGAACTTATCGGTGGCAGGGTCAATGTCTCCCGCCTCCGCGAAGTCGACATCACTGACCTCTTGCGCCGTGAACCTATTCGTGTCAATGATGATGCGGTAGGCGCCGCTCTCGAAGGCAAACGCGTTCTTGTCACAGGTGCGGGTGGCTCTATTGGAAGCGAACTCTGTCGTCAGATCGTGCGTCGCAATCCAGCCGAACTTGTGCTCCTCGGTCATGGAGAGAACAGCATCTTTGAGATTCTCCTCGAATTGCAAAACGATTATCCCGATCTCGCCATTTATCCCGTTATCGCCGATATTCGCAATCAAGAACGCCTTGTGCCAATCTTTGCACAGTATCAACCGCAAATTGTTTTTCACACCGCCGCACACAAGCATGTTCCGCTTATGGAAGCAAACATTGTTGAAGCGGTCACGAACAACATCCTCGGTACACATAACCTCACACAGGTGTCCATTACGCATAACGTCGAACGTTTCGTTCTCATCTCCACAGATAAAGCTGTTCGCCCTTCGAGCATCTATGGCGCAACCAAACGTCTCGCCGAAATGATCGTTATACACACTGCGAGCGTTACGCAACATGCGTTTACTGTTGTTCGCTTTGGTAATGTTCTTGGAAGTCGTGGCAGTATCATTCCCAAATTTAAAAATCAGATTGCCAACGGCGGCCCCGTCACCATCACGCATCCCGATATGTATCGTTTTTTCATGACCATCCCTGAAGCGGTCTATCTCGTTCTCCAAGCCGCATCCATGGAGCAGGGCGGCGAAACATTTGTCCTCAATATGGGCGAGCCTGTCCGCATTCTTGATCTTGCCGAAGACCTCATTCGACTCTCTGGTCTCGAGCCTCATCGCGACATCGCCATTGCCTACACGGGCATTCGTCCCGGAGAAAAATTGACGGAAGAACTGTGGGACGAAGATACGCCTCTCAAACCGACTCTTCACCCCGATATCTCCCGCCTCGATAACGACGCTTCATCCCTAAGCCCAAACCTGATTCAGACCATTGAACATTTCTCTCGCCTCAGCCATTCCAACGATACTGAAGCTATCATCAAGTTGTTGGATGAACTCGTCCCTGGCTCTTCCATCCGTGAAACGCCGCAACCTGATATAACATCAATGATCTAA
- a CDS encoding VIT1/CCC1 transporter family protein: protein MSEQEDIKRYFANRQKEIDGAALYNVLAEKESQPQMAEVYRKLAASEEKHAATWEKKLSDLKVTIPPRKPTWRAATMIWLAQRFGTQFVLPTITSNEKADSQAYDGQSDEEAKEFSLEEKSHARLLSVASTSTGGMSGGVVAQLEGRHKASGGNALRAAVLGANDGLVSILSLTMGVAGATNSRPDILIAGLAGVLAGAGSMALGEWLSVQSSRELYEHQIKIEAEEIAENPEEEQEELALIYQSKGLPEDRAREMAAHMMADKANILDTLAREELGIDPEELGGSAYEAAFTSFFLFAFGALFPMLPYFFWSGTLAIALSLIVSAIGLFIIGAAITLMTGKSVLFSGTRQVLVGIAAAALTYGIGKLIGVSLG, encoded by the coding sequence ATGTCTGAGCAAGAGGATATTAAGAGATATTTTGCCAACAGGCAAAAAGAGATCGACGGGGCGGCATTATATAACGTACTGGCAGAAAAAGAATCACAACCACAAATGGCAGAGGTCTATCGCAAGTTGGCGGCAAGCGAAGAGAAACACGCCGCAACCTGGGAAAAGAAACTCTCTGACCTTAAAGTGACCATTCCCCCGCGCAAACCGACCTGGCGCGCCGCGACCATGATCTGGCTGGCACAACGATTCGGCACACAGTTCGTACTTCCAACAATTACCAGCAACGAAAAAGCCGATAGTCAAGCATACGATGGACAGTCCGATGAAGAGGCGAAGGAGTTTTCGCTCGAAGAAAAATCTCATGCGCGCTTACTTTCCGTTGCGTCCACTTCCACAGGCGGCATGTCTGGTGGAGTCGTTGCCCAACTCGAGGGACGTCACAAAGCCAGCGGAGGCAATGCCCTGCGCGCGGCAGTCCTCGGCGCGAACGACGGTCTCGTATCCATTCTCAGCCTCACAATGGGTGTAGCAGGTGCAACCAACTCACGTCCTGATATTCTGATCGCAGGTCTCGCTGGTGTACTCGCAGGTGCAGGTTCGATGGCGCTTGGCGAATGGCTCTCGGTGCAAAGTTCGCGTGAACTCTACGAACATCAGATCAAGATCGAAGCGGAAGAGATCGCAGAAAACCCTGAGGAGGAGCAGGAAGAACTTGCTCTGATCTATCAATCGAAAGGCCTGCCTGAAGACCGCGCACGCGAGATGGCGGCACACATGATGGCAGACAAAGCCAACATCCTTGACACGCTCGCGCGCGAAGAGCTCGGCATCGACCCCGAAGAACTCGGTGGCTCTGCATATGAAGCCGCATTCACATCGTTCTTCCTTTTTGCGTTCGGTGCGCTCTTCCCGATGCTCCCCTACTTCTTCTGGAGCGGCACACTCGCCATCGCCCTCAGTCTCATCGTCAGCGCCATCGGTCTCTTCATCATCGGTGCCGCAATCACCTTGATGACAGGTAAAAGCGTTTTATTCTCTGGCACGCGTCAAGTGCTGGTCGGCATCGCCGCCGCCGCGCTCACGTATGGTATCGGTAAATTAATCGGCGTTTCCCTCGGTTAA
- a CDS encoding D-cysteine desulfhydrase family protein: MNKISRLHFAHLPTPIEELPRLTKALGGPRILVKRDDQTGLAFGGNKTRKLEFLIAEAQEQGATMLISGGAMQSNHCRQTAAAAARYGFECTLVLTGDLPAQPSANLLLDTLFGAKVIAVPDRKDRDRILQETFDNAVAEGKKPYLVPYGGSSSTGALGYAFAMEELMEQTRTPSFSKTRSSEPDWIVFGTSSGGTHAGLVLGQRLFGFKGNVLGISIDESEEWLKKNVSALASSASERLGERIEFTQADVLANADYCGAGYGVLTDAEREAVNLFAKYEGLLLDPVYTGRAAAGMIDLIRKGFFKKDETVLFWHTGGQPALFADKYANKI; encoded by the coding sequence ATGAATAAAATCTCCCGCCTCCATTTTGCCCATCTCCCAACTCCAATTGAAGAATTGCCACGTTTGACCAAAGCCCTGGGCGGACCTCGAATCCTCGTCAAACGCGACGACCAAACGGGACTCGCCTTTGGTGGCAACAAGACTCGCAAACTGGAGTTTCTGATTGCAGAAGCACAAGAACAAGGCGCGACGATGTTGATCTCTGGCGGAGCGATGCAATCGAATCATTGTCGTCAGACTGCGGCGGCGGCGGCGCGGTATGGATTTGAATGCACGCTCGTGTTGACAGGGGATTTGCCAGCTCAACCGTCCGCGAATCTGTTGCTTGATACTTTATTTGGCGCGAAGGTTATCGCCGTGCCTGATCGCAAGGATAGAGATCGAATCTTGCAAGAGACTTTTGATAACGCTGTTGCGGAGGGGAAGAAGCCGTACCTCGTCCCGTATGGCGGATCGAGTTCGACTGGGGCGTTGGGATATGCGTTTGCGATGGAAGAGTTGATGGAGCAAACGAGAACTCCGAGTTTTTCAAAAACTCGGAGTTCTGAACCCGACTGGATTGTCTTCGGCACATCCTCCGGTGGGACACATGCGGGATTGGTATTAGGTCAGCGCCTGTTTGGATTCAAGGGCAATGTGTTGGGAATCAGCATTGATGAATCGGAAGAGTGGTTGAAAAAGAATGTGTCAGCGTTGGCCTCGTCAGCGAGTGAAAGGCTGGGGGAGCGGATTGAGTTTACTCAGGCCGATGTGTTGGCAAATGCCGATTATTGTGGAGCAGGTTACGGCGTGTTGACCGACGCGGAGCGCGAAGCGGTCAATCTGTTTGCAAAGTATGAAGGTCTTCTACTTGACCCAGTCTACACGGGGCGCGCTGCGGCGGGGATGATCGATCTGATCCGCAAGGGATTTTTCAAGAAGGATGAGACGGTGCTATTCTGGCACACAGGCGGACAGCCTGCATTGTTTGCGGATAAATACGCAAACAAGATTTAA
- a CDS encoding DUF4279 domain-containing protein gives MSDTQYDQATNGQAKNSNGRLYVSFTITGKDLNSDDLTARLGVKPTLSFKRGDVKANTDEQQQLWQHGCWSIDSDNKGFSSNNPQPHFEWLLGVLTPVEEELKEILANKNVDARVSCFWIMPDGRISMEIEPELLLRLAKLNVKIWFDIHCDH, from the coding sequence ATGAGTGATACTCAGTATGACCAAGCAACAAACGGACAAGCCAAAAACTCTAATGGGCGTTTATATGTCAGTTTTACTATCACTGGGAAAGATTTAAATTCCGATGATCTTACGGCAAGGCTAGGTGTAAAGCCAACACTCTCTTTTAAACGTGGTGATGTAAAGGCAAACACTGATGAGCAACAACAGTTATGGCAACATGGCTGTTGGAGTATAGATTCGGACAATAAAGGATTTTCATCCAACAATCCACAACCGCATTTTGAATGGTTGCTTGGCGTGCTTACACCGGTTGAAGAAGAGCTCAAAGAAATTCTTGCAAATAAGAATGTTGATGCTCGTGTAAGTTGTTTTTGGATTATGCCTGATGGGCGAATTAGCATGGAAATAGAGCCTGAGCTTCTTTTACGTCTTGCTAAGTTGAATGTAAAAATTTGGTTTGATATTCACTGTGATCATTGA